The following coding sequences are from one Acomys russatus chromosome 16, mAcoRus1.1, whole genome shotgun sequence window:
- the LOC127200194 gene encoding nucleoside diphosphate kinase B, translating to MANLERTFIAIKPDGVQRGLMGEIIKRFEQKGFRLVAMKFLRASEEHLKQHYIDLKDRPFFPGLVKYMHSGPVLAMVWEGLNVVKTGRVMLGETNPADSKPGTIRGDFCIQVGRNIIHGSDSVESAEKEIGLWFKPEELVDYKSCAHDWVYE from the exons ATGGCCAACCTCGAGCGTACCTTCATCGCCATCAAGCCAGATGGCGTGCAGCGCGGCCTGATGGGCGAGATCATCAAGCGCTTCGAGCAGAAGGGGTTCCGTCTGGTGGCCATGAAGTTCCTTCGG GCTTCTGAAGAGCACCTGAAACAGCATTACATTGACCTGAAGGACCGTCCTTTCTTCCCAGGGCTGGTGAAGTACATGCACTCAGGGCCTGTGCTGGCCATG GTCTGGGAGGGGCTCAATGTGGTGAAAACAGGCCGAGTGATGCTGGGAGAGACCAATCCAGCTGATTCTAAGCCTGGCACCATTCGGGGGGATTTCTGCATTCAAGTTGGCAg GAACATCATTCATGGCAGCGATTCGGTGGAAAGCGCTGAGAAAGAGATCGGTCTGTGGTTTAAGCCTGAAGAACTGGTTGACTACAAGTCTTGTGCCCATGACTGGGTGTATGAGTAG